From the genome of Clostridium sp. BNL1100, one region includes:
- a CDS encoding alpha-hydroxy acid oxidase, with amino-acid sequence MKQNVQHNYRAGDSDEITRHYFDSLLIEMRHIDSVIPSTALELYGEKFFTPIMTAALSHLNNSRPNGMVEMAKGAKASNAVMWTGMGDEAELEAITATGAKTIKIIKPHSDNNTIFKRIEHAEKCGVLALGMDIDHSFNSKGEFDNVLGLPMSGKTLDEIKEFVKATKLPFIIKGVLSEKDTYKCLEAGVKGIVISHHHGIIDYAVPPLMVLPKIAKIVNRSIPIFVDCGIASGIDVFKALALGADAVSVGRTLIPHLKEAGANGVQSKIEELTEELAGVMARTCSKNIASINASVIWQSPVGPNALTP; translated from the coding sequence ATGAAACAAAATGTACAACATAATTACAGAGCAGGAGATTCAGATGAAATCACACGCCATTACTTTGATTCGCTTTTGATTGAAATGCGGCACATTGATTCGGTAATACCATCTACTGCTCTTGAACTTTATGGAGAAAAATTTTTTACACCAATAATGACAGCTGCACTGTCCCATCTTAATAACAGCCGTCCAAACGGAATGGTAGAAATGGCAAAAGGAGCCAAGGCTTCCAACGCAGTTATGTGGACAGGCATGGGTGATGAAGCTGAGCTGGAAGCAATAACAGCCACCGGCGCCAAAACCATCAAAATTATTAAGCCTCATTCTGATAATAATACAATTTTCAAGAGAATTGAACATGCGGAGAAATGCGGTGTACTTGCCCTTGGCATGGATATCGATCATTCCTTTAACAGTAAAGGGGAATTTGACAATGTTTTGGGCCTTCCAATGTCAGGTAAAACCCTCGATGAAATCAAAGAATTTGTAAAGGCCACCAAACTGCCTTTTATAATTAAAGGTGTACTTAGCGAAAAGGATACATATAAATGCCTTGAAGCAGGTGTTAAGGGTATAGTAATCTCTCACCATCACGGAATTATTGATTATGCAGTTCCTCCCCTTATGGTGCTGCCCAAGATTGCAAAAATCGTAAACCGCAGTATACCAATTTTTGTGGATTGCGGTATTGCCAGCGGTATAGACGTATTTAAGGCATTGGCCCTGGGTGCTGACGCAGTGTCCGTTGGGCGTACGTTAATTCCCCACCTTAAGGAAGCCGGAGCCAACGGGGTGCAGAGCAAAATTGAAGAATTGACTGAAGAACTTGCAGGTGTAATGGCAAGGACATGTTCAA